A single Phragmites australis chromosome 4, lpPhrAust1.1, whole genome shotgun sequence DNA region contains:
- the LOC133914233 gene encoding probable glutathione S-transferase parA — MEGDKANGGGGGDVVLLNCFVSPFGNRVKIALARKGVAYEEKSENLAAKSPLLLSSNPVHAKIPVLLVGGKAVSESLVILEFVEEVFSSAGEPLLPGDPYARAQARFWASYIDTKLPECAKRVWQSPKGAAAAEEGKRDMVAVLNTLEAELGGKPYFGGEAFGYVDVALVPFAPWFTTYERLGGFSVAAECPALAAWAARCVRENECVAASLPEAESVFQFVCGMRKHFGLD, encoded by the exons ATGGAGGGAGACAAggcgaacggcggcggcggcggcgacgtggTGCTCCTCAACTGCTTCGTTAGCCCGTTCGGCAACCGCGTGAAGATCGCGCTGGCGCGCAAGGGCGTGGCGTATGAGGAGAAGTCCGAGAACCTGGCGGCCAAGAGCCCGCTGCTGCTGTCCTCCAACCCCGTCCACGCCAAGATCCCCGTCCTCCTCGTCGGTGGCAAGGCCGTGAGCGAGTCCCTTGTAATCCTCGAGTTCGTCGAGGAGGTCTTCTCCAGCGCCGGCGAGCCACTACTCCCCGGCGACCCCTACGCACGGGCCCAGGCCCGCTTCTGGGCCTCATACATCGACACCAAG CTGCCAGAGTGTGCGAAGCGGGTGTGGCAGTCGCCGaagggcgcggcggcggcggaggaggggaaGAGGGACATGGTGGCCGTGCTGAACACCCTGGAGGCGGAGCTGGGCGGGAAGCCCTACTTCGGCGGGGAGGCGTTCGGGTACGTGGACGTGGCCCTGGTGCCGTTCGCGCCGTGGTTCACAACGTACGAGCGGCTCGGCGGGTTCAGCGTCGCCGCGGAGTGCCCCGCGCTCGCGGCGTGGGCGGCGCGTTGCGTCAGGGAGAACGAGTGCGTCGCCGCGTCGCTGCCGGAGGCCGAGAGCGTGTTCCAGTTCGTGTGCGGCATGAGGAAGCACTTCGGCCTCGACTAG